GATTGTATTGCCACCAGTATGAATTCTTGCATCTTAACCAACATctagtataagctactgttttattactacagagaaaaagggattcatttttaaaaataaggactatttgcttaaaataggtcCTATAGGAGACGGCACTCAAATGCACCCCTACAATAAATAGCGAAGACTATGTGGCTTTAttcgttttcatttatttttcttccttctaaaataattataaaaaaggcAATATAAGTGGATATTTATCCAAGTTCTCCTTAATGAGAAAAAATCTTGTAGTTTTGCACTTGGACTGAAAATGACAAGCCTAACCAATATCATTCAGTACAGTCCTGATTTTAATCCAATTTTTGATATGACACGTGTCTGTCTTACTGTCCTGTACTATAATCTGctattctctctttctttcttcctcctGCTTTTAGCCTTTCTATGAGACAAGCAAGAGGCTGCACTTCTGTAGGTCAGTCACTATCCACTGTGCTTGGCTGTGTTTATATCTTACTGAATATCACTGTGTGTGTAACTGCTGGATGGTGCATGGGCGCTAGTATTCTATATTGATGGGCACATATAAATGTGTCTTGTGTTGTAGCTTTGATATTTGTTGAGCTTTGCAGATGGTGTGATTAGATTTGAAACAACAAATGATTTCTGAACGGaatatgcacacacacaattatttgcagtcgggagcttaccccttttttattatgccaccaacagtatcattgttttggggggggggggaagaacctcccttcatcaggatcaggATGATTACATTTTATCCTATCCACTTAATCAGTATTTAATCAGATTCCTCCTTCCAGTTAAATCACCTTTATAATGAACCTCAATTAAGCCTGGATGATGGAGTGTTAGATGTTGCATGCAGTGTTGTTAAGCATTgagttattattagggatgcaccaaatccacttttttggattcggccgaacccccgaatccttcgtgaaagattcggccgaataccgaaccgaatccaaaacctaatttgcatatgcaaattaggggtgagaaggggaaaaccttttttacttccttgttttctgacaaaaagtcatgcaatttccctccccacctctaatttgcatatgcaaattaggattcggttcggcctggcagaaggattccgccaaatccgaatcctgctgaaaaaggccgaatcccaaaccgaatcctggattcggtgcatccctagttattgtgCACATGTTTTTTGATAAAGGTACCTTTTATTTCAGCTTATTCCCTACCCGGTGGAAATAAATGCTCAGAGTGGAAACACTATAGTGTCATTTGCGGATGTTGGCTGGGTTGCAAAGGATGAAGGGGAAGCATTCGCTAGGCTGCGGTACGTACCATAACCGTTTCAGTAATTTATTGCACTTAGAGTACAGCTGTCTGAAATCCATGTCTTATGTACTATGGAATAGTGCCCACATTTCTTTCAttccaaaatagttaaaaaaacctACAATTGTATGAGTCACCTGACTGTACTTTCCCATGAAGCTGTAGGCACACAGACAATATGGCTGCTGAACGGATGACCTAGAGTACAGTGTCCCAGAACTACATCTGTGTGAATACATCTCCAATCCTACACAAACTTTCTTTTTTCCTTGCTCTACAAATTGGCAGAACAAATCAGTCAATGAGCATAATATAGATGTTTATGTAGAACGGTCCATATTTGGTATTGCAGCAGAAAGGGAAGTGGAGCTGTTATTTGTCTCACTTCCTCAAGGGCCGATGCTTTATACACAGGCCAAGGTGATCAGTGAACCAACCTCTATCCAGGCTACATTCACATTGATTGGTATCGTCCAgtattacagttttattgttacatgtatgggcaccttcagttaatggggaaaatttacttaggTCCAAATTTTCTCTTCACCATACTATGCATATTAATTAAAATCTCGCCAAATGACGCTGGCGTACTTTCACTAGCAAAAATTCATCAGCACGAAAGTTTcatagcaaattttctctagcctTACTTTCTTTCTAGCGAAacttcaatttaaatatggcggatacatacaggtcatatacagtcatgtgaaaaagtttgggaacccctctcagcctgcataataatttactccactttcaacaaaaaagagaacagtggtatgtctttcatttcccaggaacatctgagtactggggtgttttctgaactaagatttttagtgaagcagtattcagttgtatgaaattaaatcaaatgtggaaaactggctgtgcaaaaatttgtgtACCCTTGtaaatttgctaatttgaatgcatgtaactgctcaatactgattactggcaacaccaaattggttggattagcttgttaagccttgaacttcataggcaggtttgttcaatcatgagaaaaggtaattaaggtggccaattgcaagttgtgtttctgtttgactctcctctgaagagtggcagcatgggattctcaaagcaactctcaaaagatctgaaaacaaagattgttcagtatcatggtttaggggaaggctacaaaaagctatctcagaggtttaaactgtcagtttcaactgtaaggaatgtaatcaggaaatggaaggccacagttgctgtaaaacccaggtctggcaggccaagaaaaatacaggagtggcatatgcggaggattatgagaatggttacagacaacccaaagttcacctccaaagacctgcaagaacatcttgctgcagatggtgtatctgtacatcgttctacaattcagagcaatttgcacaaagaatatctgtatggcagggtgatgagaaagaagccctttctgcactcatgccacaaatagggtcacttgttgtatgtaaaagctcatttagacaagccacaatcattttgtaacaaagtgctttggactgatgaggcaaaaatttagttatttggtcataactaAAAGCGCTTTGCAGGGCAGAAGGAGAAcatcgcattccaagaaaaacacctgctacctactgtcacatttggtggaggttccatcatgctgtggggctgtgtggctgtgtggctagttcagggactgggacccttgttaaagtcgagggttggatgaattcaacccaatatcaacaaattcttcaggataatgttcaagtatcagtcacaaagttgaagttacgcaggggttggatattccaacaagacaatgaccctaaacacacttggaaatctacaaaggcatttatgcagagggagaagtacaatattctggaatggccgtcacagtcccccaacgtgaatatcatggaaaatctatgggatgatttgaagcaggctgtccatgctgggcagccatcaaatttaactgaactggagagattttgtatggacgaatggtcaaaaataccgccatccagaatccagacactcatcaaaggctataggaggcgtctagaggctgttacatttgcaaaaggaggctcaactaagtattgatgtaatatctctgttggggtgtccaaatgtatgcacctgtctaattttgttatgatgcatattttctgttaatccaataaactttatgtaattgctgaaatactactgttccataaggcatattttatatattaaaaggaagttgttactttgaaagctcagccaatgataaaactccaaagaattaacaggggttcccaaactttttcatatgactgtatatttatttattagtgatgttaatgaaattgctggaagtgaccacttattaaaaatgtccaagaaagcaaaatatcctctattgtcctaaaaaattttttaatgatttttttaaaaacaggatctgatgtcactgacatagtaatgttgaggatgtagctttagCTTAACAATGCACCAGGTAGAACCAGGCGCAGTGgactttggcgaaaagggtaatgCATTGTAAAGTCAACACTTTACAACGAAAAATTAGACTGGTGAAACGGCGCAAAAGTTtcctttcactagcgaattgccCGTCATCATTTATTAAATAGGCGAAGTTGTGGCAAATTGTCTTTGGCAAATCTTTTGGTAGACATgcacaattcgccctttagtaaatgtgccccaaacgACTACTAGATTTGGCCCGGTGTTGTAggaatggcaatttcatggagATAAAACAGATCCTGGTtctgtggacatggtcttgctcAGTTGGTTTGTGGTGTAGGCTGTCACATTCAGACCTTTGGCTGGACATACAGATATAGACATTACTACTAAGGTTACTAAaacatgacactgcaaataacattaaataacaatAGAAAACCTGTAGCTGActgaaatgtgtttgtttttttctttacagttcAGAAATCCGTCCCAACCAGAACACACTTGTCTCACCTGAGCCTGTCTCTATGGAGCAGCCGCTCATCAGACAGACTTCTTTACCTgtgctggaggaggaggaggctaaagCTCAAAATGTGGCCAATGAAGAGGCAATGCAAAAGATCAGTGTCCTCGAGAGTGAACTTGCCAGTTTGAGAGCCCAGATAGCAAAGATTGTAACCTTCCAAGAACAGCAAAACTTAACAGGTATAATAAAGTGTTTCAATGGAGCATTGTATTGCTGGTGTCTGTGTACACTGACTTATTGCTGTGTCTCATGTAGCACTTTACATGTTATCTGTATTATTAAGCAAAAAGACAAACAAAGTAGACTGATTCATGGCTGCATTAGACTGTCTGCTAGAAAGGAAAGTTGCTGCAGATCCACAAGCTCTTTATACTGAAAAGCCAATAAAAGGGGTGGTACTTTtagtatagttatatatagtttagtattagttaactttttgtttgttatatagtggctaattctaagcaacttttcaacttcatttatttttttaattatttgccttctttatctgactctttccagcctgaccccatctaaaaacaaatgctctgtaagacttcagatgtattgttattgctactttgtattactctttctattcaggccctctcctatttatattccagtctcttaatccaatcaatgcatggttgctagggcaatttggaccctagtgaccggatggctgaaattgcaaattagatagctgctaaataaaaaggcaaataataaaagaaaataacccCAATTGTGTGttgtcattctctacatcatagtaaaagttaatttaaaggtaaacaacgcATTTAATGCTTATCCATTCCGCTGACAGTTATTGAGTGATATCCATACTTTGTCTCCTTTATCACTTGTTATTTTGACTTTCTAGGTTCCTTTACAAGTACAGACAGCGGCAGCCTTTCCATTTCTCCTCTATCTGCTCCTCCactcccaccaccaccacctcctcCACCCCCTCCTCCAGGGCTCCAGAAAAGTGTCTCAACCATTGACCTTATTAAGGAGCGAAAGGGTAAAAAGTCGATCACAGACACGTCTCTCACAGACAGCGCATCAAAGAAGCCTGAAATGCCCAGTATGTTGGATGTCCTCAAAGACATGAACAGGGTGAAACTGCGTTCTGTGAAAAGGTAACTACCCACCGTGCAATGGCTGAAGTTGGTTTCCTATCTCATATACTGTATtccatctagggatgcaccaaatccaggattcggtttgggattctgcctttttcagcaggattcggattcagcgaatccttctgcccggctgaaccgaatcctaatttgcatgggaaatcacgtgactttttgtcacaaaacaaggaagtaaaaaaaaaaaattattccccttcccaccctatgcaaattagggcttggtattcggccaaatcttttgtgaaggattcaggggttcggccgaatcaatccaaaatagtggatttggtgcatcccttactCCATCAGCCCTGAGCAACAAGGATTGTCTATTGCCGTGTTTCCGCACATTTGCAGATCTTTGCCAGGACTGCAGTACAGTCTCCATGTTTGGAGGCCAAATCGTTAGGAAAGTGTGCCTATCCTGGGGGAGGCATAAAGGGCCAGAGCTGATACTACGGacaaatattttacatgaataaaTCTACAAAGATAATCTAGAGTGGATAATTGTGGTGCTGTTAATTATTTTGTGTTACCTATCACATATGTTCTGTGCATACCTCAAAGCCATATGTATACACACTCAAGAGCACTTCATAGAGGAGTTATTACTCATAGGAGAGCAGGAATCAATCCTCGCCTAAATATGATTACCCCACCCTCCTTAacggaacagttacaccaaaaaattttgttttttaaagtaatgaaaacataatgaaccgttgccctgcactggtaaaactggtgtatttgcatcagcaactctactatagtttatattagggatgcaccgaatctgggattcggttcgggattcagccttttttttttttttttttttttttttttttaaataactgtttattgagagttttatacacaaaaagaaaacatcaaaGGGGGGGGAAACAAAGGGGGAAGTATGACATAGAAGGAAGGGAAAATACAGTGCTGTAGATACATATCACATTGGAATCTCCATTACAATAAGAAATAGCAACATAGGGTCACATAGCgagaccaacaaaaaaaaaaaaaaaaaaaaagggaaaggaaaaggGGAAAAGAAAATGCGCTGAGTTAACAGCAAAGGGGTAGGTGGGAAACAGGAATTGCCGGGCTATATATTGGACATGACACCGAAAGAAGGTAATGTTAAACTCCTAGGAAAGTAATTGCTTATAGTAGTCCGACTCCTTGAATGAAATCCAACTATACCACTTAGTATTATAACTGAGATTTGGATCAGTATCGAACAGTGATAATTGTTCAAACTTGTGTAATTCTTCTATTTTATGAAACCAATCTTGTAATGTGGGGGAGGTAGTTTGCTTCCATTTTAATGGGATCAACATTTTAGCTGCATTCAACAGAAGAGGTTCAATAGTGGAAATGAAATTGCGTAGGGATTTGTCCATATGAAACAACAGCACATATGCCGGATCGTTAGGAACATCAAACTGTAGGATATGGCCTATGGTTAGTCTAACAGAATTCCAAAAAGGAACGACAAGCGGACAGGACCAGAAAATATGTAACAACGTTCCCTCCCCAATTCCGCATCTCCAACACCTGTCGCTCGTGTGTCTAAAGATGCGTTTGAGCCTGAAAGGAGTTAAGTACCATCTAGAGAGTATCTTATAGTTAGTTTCCTGCAGTCTACAACACCTGgagcttttaaataatttgagCATACAGTTGGCCAAGGTCTCTTCTTGGAACTGAACACCGAGGTCTGTAGACCACTGAGCCAGATATGATGGAGATATGAAACTGCCAGGTTGACGCAGTAGTTTGTAAATCATGGAAATTATGTGTCTTGGAGCTGTCCCAGTGGAGCAGAGGGATTCAAACGGAGTCAGTTCACGTCCCAGTGCAGAGGAACCTCCCATActctggaaaaaatgtttaatttgggcGAATTTGAAATGGTCAGTGGGTGAAAACGGATGAAGCAATTGGAATTTATCCTTAACAATAAAAGAATGATTATCCAATAGATGTAGAAGTTGTAAATTATCCTTTATCAGCCAGTGGGAAAAATATTTAGTTTGTTGGCCTGCAGGAAAGGCCGGGTTATTAATTATGGGAATTAGCGGGGAGGGGAATTGGGTAAGTTTAAAGCGAAGGCGACATTTGTCCCACAGCGAGAGAGTATGAGTAAGGAGTGGATGGTCCACGTATTTGATTCGCCTATATCTTTTGTCTAGCCACGGTAGGTGTAGTAAAAAGCTTGAAGTAGCTTGTTGCTCGATTTCAATCCAGAGTTTATTATCAGCGTGGTGCGACCAATCGATGATGCGCCCTAATCCAGCAGCATAGTAGTATAATTTGCAATCAGGTAGAGACACCCCTCCTTGGAGCCTATCCTTTATAAGTAGTTTATGGCTCAATCTAGATTTTTTGTTGTGCCAGATAAATTTAGTGATGACAGATTGTAGAGAATCTAAGATGGGGTCAGGGAGTTGCAGAGGAATCGATTGAAAGATATAAAGTATGCGAGGAATAATGTTCATCCTAACCACATTCATGCGTCCAAACCACGATAAGGGTTTATCCAGCCATCTATCCAAGTCTTTCCTAATAGTTAACAGTAGAtccctcaaatttttagaagccCATTCAGTGTAGTCTTTCGTAATTTTAATACCTAGGTAGACTATATTGTGTTGGGACCATTTATAAGGGAAGGTAGCAGTCATGGATTGTATCGTTAACGGCGGTAGGGAGATATTAAGAGCTGCAGATTTTGAGAAGTTGACCTTGAAATTGCTAAGGTAGCCAAACTGAGTTAATAAATGGTTGAGAGTCGGGATGGAAGTGGTGGGGTGGGTAATAAAAAAGAGCAGATCGTCCGCATAAGCAGCTACTTTATGATGACGAGTTGCAATGGGGACGCCTTTGATTTTTTGATTCATCCTGACATGACATAGAAAAGGTTCCAATGCGATTACAAATAAGGCTGGCGAAAGGGGGCAGCCCTGACGCGTGCCATTACGAATGTCAATGTAGTCAGTCAGTTGACTATTTGTGCGAATGCGGGCTATGGGGTTGTCATATAGGGCTTTAATCCACTGAACTATTTTGGGACCAACACCAATGTGTTCCAGGCAGGAGAACATATAAGACCAATTGACTCTGTCAAAGGCTTTCTCCGCATCGGTGGAGAGGAGCATGAGTGGGGTATCGTGTGTTTTAGTCCAATGTAATATGTTGATCAATCGGTTGGTATTGTCCCTGCCTTCTCTACCTGGTATGAAACCAACTTGTTCAGGGTCAATGAGCTGGGGAAGAACGGAGTtgattctattggcaataatttTCGCAAGGAGTTTAATATCTCCATTAATCAGAGAAATGGGCCTGTAACTACTAGGTTCATTGGGGGGTTTTCCAGGTTTTAATAGCAAGCTAATTTGTGCCTCTAGAGATTGTTTGTGAAAGCGGGAGCCATGTTGAATGGCTAGGAAAGCTTTAAGAAGGTTAGGGAGAAGCGTGTCTTTGAATGACTTATAATAGAGGGTGGTGAGGCCATCCGGTCCAGGGGCCTTACCTGAAGGGGTGTTTTTAAGGGCCGTTTCTAGTTCAACCATAGTAATATCCTGGTCAAGAAAATCGGAGTCCTCCGCGGATAGACTTTTCATGTTGGAAGTTTGTAAGAAGTCATGTAATAGTCGTTTGTAGTCATGACCGTCATCAATAGAATTATCGGGCAATTGGTAAAGGTCCTGATAAAAAGTTTTGAAAGTATCAGAAATAAGATCAGGTGTGTGAACCAGATTACCACATGCCCTTTTAATAGAAGGGATATAGTTCCTGCTTTGTTTATGTTTTAGAACTCTAGCAAGGAGACGTCCACATTTGTCACCGTGTTCATAGAGTCTGTGGCGAAACATTGTGATTGCTTTTTGGGTAAAGAAATCAAAATGGGCGGAAAGGGACTTCCTGGCTTCTGTCAAGTCCTTCAGAGTTTTATCGCAGTGTGATAGTTTATGGTTGCGTTCTAGCGTTTGGACCTTAGCTATTAGTTCCGTTCtagttttttctttatctttcttaTTCTTAGCCCCATGTTTTATGAGATGGCCCCTAATGACGCATTTATGGGCTTCCCAAcacgggattcagcctttttcagcagaattcggattcagccaaatccttctgcccggccgaactgaatcctaatatgcatatgcaaattaggggaagggaca
This is a stretch of genomic DNA from Xenopus laevis strain J_2021 chromosome 6S, Xenopus_laevis_v10.1, whole genome shotgun sequence. It encodes these proteins:
- the mtfr1.S gene encoding mitochondrial fission regulator 1 S homeolog isoform X1; this translates as MLQKLIHFIRMVLQQITNNMESALWSGKPYGSSRSIVRKIGSNLSLIQSPRVHFQLIPYPVEINAQSGNTIVSFADVGWVAKDEGEAFARLRSEIRPNQNTLVSPEPVSMEQPLIRQTSLPVLEEEEAKAQNVANEEAMQKISVLESELASLRAQIAKIVTFQEQQNLTGSFTSTDSGSLSISPLSAPPLPPPPPPPPPPPGLQKSVSTIDLIKERKGKKSITDTSLTDSASKKPEMPSMLDVLKDMNRVKLRSVKRSPEEEKHKPSDPADPATLIAEALKKKFAYRYRNDSESERSVPKAEHQHASPMPLFGPHMLKSTGKMKTLVEASHS
- the mtfr1.S gene encoding mitochondrial fission regulator 1 S homeolog (The RefSeq protein has 2 substitutions, 2 non-frameshifting indels compared to this genomic sequence); protein product: MESALWSGKPYGSSRSIVRKIGSNLSLIQSPRVHFQLIPYPVEINAQSGNTIVSFADVGWVAKDEGEAFTRLRSEIRPNQNTLVSPEPVSMEQPLIRQTSLPVLEEAKAQNVANEEAMQKISVLESELASLRAQIAKIVTFQEQQNLTGSFTSTDSGSLSISPLSAPPLPPPPPPPPPPPPGLQKSVSTIDLIKERKGKKSSTDTSLTDSASKKPEMPSMLDVLKDMNRVKLRSVKRSPEEEKHKPSDPADPATLIAEALKKKFAYRYRNDSESERSVPKAEHQHASPMPLFGPHMLKSTGKMKTLVEASHS